One region of Chrysemys picta bellii isolate R12L10 chromosome 21, ASM1138683v2, whole genome shotgun sequence genomic DNA includes:
- the UBXN10 gene encoding UBX domain-containing protein 10: MATVAPSECNTTLGTAEAFIWRSNTINMHVTRPKSAKGRTRSSLNYSHSVEAYSYRVPSSPQPAAPYDAASNQRASTKPSCQPGQVSPDEIPELLQQVPLRTSSSLNKYRVLPSISRKGAVETVIEQTKKLKMSSRQEEQQQPSKALPREGKSTGVMTENEGARGECSKVQPPISEKKPLRKTREESSSSSVLNLEEPLKKEPRLLLAVRSPSGQRFEHHFRPTDSLQTVLAVAEQKNTTKYKRCSVETMEVPRRSFPDLTKSLQECGIPHKSVLCILQEEQEGDL, translated from the coding sequence ATGGCCACAGTAGCACCATCTGAATGCAACACCACTTTGGGCACTGCAGAAGCTTTCATTTGGCGGTCAAACACCATCAATATGCATGTCACCCGGCCGAAATCTGCCAAGGGACGCACGAGATCAAGCTTGAATTACTCCCATAGTGTGGAGGCCTATTCTTATAGAGTGCCATCCTCCcctcagccagcagctccctATGACGCAGCAAGCAATCAAAGAGCATCTACCAAACCATCTTGCCAGCCAGGGCAGGTGTCTCCTGATGAAATCCCAGAGCTCCTCCAGCAAGTGCCCTTGAGGACCTCCTCTTCCCTAAATAAGTACAGAGTGCTCCCGTCCATCAGCAGGAAGGGTGCTGTGGAAACCGTGATCGAACAGACCAAGAAACTGAAAATGAGTAGTAgacaggaggagcagcagcaaccaTCCAAAGCTCTTCCCAGAGAGGGAAAATCCACTGGTGTAATGACAGAGAATGAAGGGGCTAGAGGGGAATGCTCAAAAGTCCAGCCTCCCATTTCGGAGAAGAAGCCGTTAAGGAAAACAAGAGAAGAAAGTTCTTCATCCTCAGTTTTAAACTTGGAGGAGCCACTGAAGAAAGAACCAAGACTGCTGCTTGCCGTTAGGTCTCCTTCTGGTCAAAGATTTGAACATCACTTCAGGCCTACGGACAGCCTTCAGACGGTCCTCGCTGTGGCAGAACAAAAGAACACAACCAAATACAAACGCTGCAGTGTTGAAACAATGGAAGTGCCTAGGAGGAGCTTTCCTGACCTGACCAAGTCCCTGCAAGAGTGCGGGATCCCACACAAGTCAGTGTTGTGCATCCTACAGGAAGAACAAGAGGGAGATCTCTAA